The genomic window CTTTAAACAGCTTTTTTACTAATTGTTAAGATAGCGCTTTATTTTAATTGACATTGATTATCGATAGTGATAAAACGTTAGCATGCTAACAAAATTAGGAGGCAAATTATGGAACGATCAATTGGATTAGAAATGAGAAATATTGGCAATCTTGTTAAAAGAAGAGTTGCCAGTGAAGCCGCGATAGACTTTCATAAAACAACCGCAGTTCATGGCCTGATTATTCATTACATTGCCAATAATCATGGTCACGAAGTATATCAGCGCGATTTTGAAAAGAAATTTTCAATGCGCCGTTCAACCATTTCTCGAATGTTGGCTTTGATGGAAAGTAACGGAATGATTGAGCGCATTCCTTCAAAAAGTGATGCTCGGCAAAAGCAGATTGTTCTCACACAGAAGGCGATGGATAAGCATCTATTGATCGAGAACATTCTTCACGAGATTGAAGGCAGTATGCGCCGTGGAATCAGTGATGAAGAAATGAATTGCTTTTTTGCCACAATCGATAAAATTAAGGCTAATTTGGAATAATTTTTTTTGAAAGATACAGGAGACCTTTATGGTAAGAATTTTTAAGTATTTAAGAATAAAAGAATGGTTGGCCATTCTTGTCAGTGTCGGCTTTATCTTTGCGCAGGTTTGGCTTGACTTAAAATTGCCTGAATATATGCAGGAAATAACCACCCTGGTCGAGACCGAAGGTAGTGCGATGAAGGATATCCTCATTCAAGGTGGATATATGCTTCTATGCGCGATTGGAAGTGTCATCGCGGCGGTAGCAATCGGCTTTTTATCATCATTCGTTGCCGCAACGATGGCAATGCGTTTGAGAGGTGAAGTATTTAACAAGACTATTTCTTTTTCTATGGAGGAAATAAACAATTTTTCGACAGCCAGTCTCATTACTCGTTCCACTAACGATATTACGCAAATTCAAATGTTTATCGGAATGGGACTCCAGTTTATTGTTCGGGCGCCGATCATGGCCGTATGGGCAATTATCAAAATACACAACAAGAGTTGGGAATGGACTTTATCTACGGCAATCGGCGTTGTTATTTTGGTCTCGATGCTAAGCGTTATCATTATTTTTGCGGTGCCAAAGTTCAAGATCATCCAAAATTTGACCGATAGCTTAAATCGGGTCACCCGCGAAAATCTGTCGGGTTTAAGAGTGGTTAGAGCCTATAATGCTGAAAATTATCAAGAAAATAAATTTGATAGTGCAAATATTAAACTTACAAAAACCAATCTCTTTACGAACCGGTTGATGGCAATTATTCAACCAACGATGACAATCATTTCTTCCGGTTTATCGGTAGCCATATATTGGATAGGGGCAATTCTCATTAACAACGCTCCATTTAGCAATCGCATTCAAGTATTCTCCGATATGATAGTTTTCTCTTCCTACGCGATGCAGGTCATCATGTCCTTTATGATGCTGACGATGATATTCATTATGCTGCCTCGGGCGAGCGTTTCGGCTAAGCGGATTATGGCGGTCTTAGATACCAAGCCGCGAATTGTTGATGGCAAAGAGAATAGTATAGTCAGCGATTCTAGCGGGGAAGTTGAATTTCGCGATGTATCTTTTTGCTACCCCGATGCCGCGGATAATGTTTTGGAAAACATTAACTTTACGCTTCATCAAGGGGAAAGTTTAGCGATTATCGGCGCCACCGGAAGTGGAAAGAGCACGCTTGTTAATCTTTTACCGCGCTTCTATGATGCAACGCAAGGGGAAATCCTTATTGACGGAATTAATGTCAAGGATTACTCGCAGGAAGCTCTTCATCAAAAAATCGGATATGTATCCCAGAAAGCTATCTTATTCAGCGGCACAATCGCTTCCAATGTTATCTATGGTTCTAAAACCGATATTAGCGCAGAACAAGAAAAAGATGACATCCTTCAGGCATTGAAAGTGGCTCAGGCGGAAGATTTTGTTTACCGACTTCCCAAACAGGAGTTGGCACCGGTTGCTCAAGGAGGGTCCAATTTTAGCGGAGGACAAAAGCAGCGTATTTCAATTGCGCGCGCGATCTACAAAAAGCCGGAAATATATGTGTTTGATGATTCCTTTTCGGCGCTTGATTATAAGACCGATAAACTACTGCGCGAAGCTTTAAGCAAGTATTCGCGGGGAGTGACAAGCATCATCGTCGCTCAACGGATTGGTACCATCAAGGATGCCGATCATATTCTTGTCCTTGATGAAGGGAAAATTGTCGGCTATGGAAAGCACCAAGAATTGCTGGCAAATTGTGAAGTCTATCGAGAGATAGCTTTGTCTCAGCTTACCCAGGAGGAATTGAAGCATGAGTGATAGTAAAGAAAAAGTGTCAGGGGCCACTTATAAGAATAATTCTAAGATGAGAATGGGAGGACGTGTTGGACACGGGGGCTTTGCTCCCGGCGAAAAGGCCAAAGATTTTAAAGGCTCGGTTAGTAAGTTGCTTGCCTATGGCAAAAGCTTCGTAATCTTTGGAGTGATTGCTATCATTTTAGCAATAAGCGGCACCACACTGAACATTATCGGTCCACAAAAAATCGGTGACATCACCAATTATATTGTCAATGGAATCACCGGAACCATCAATTTACCCGAAATCAAAAAACTATCTATCTTTCTTATTGTTATCTATGGTCTAGGCTTTATTTTCAATTATATTCAAAGTTATATTATGGCGACGATTGCCCAACGCCTCTCTTATAAACTAAGACGGGACATTGATCATAAAATTAATCGCCTTCCTCTCAAGTATTTTGATAATAATTCTTACGGAGATGTCTTAAGTCGGGTAACCAATGATGTGGATACGATTGCCCAAACTTTAAACCAAAGTTTAGGGACCTTGGTTAGTGCCATAACCATGTTTTTTGGTTCACTTATTATGATGTTTCTTACCAATTATATTATGGCTTTTGCGGCGGTGGCGTCCACTTTAATCGGTTTCTTATTAATGATAATCATCATTAGAAAATCACAAAAGTACTTTCTCAATCAGCAAAACGGACTTGGAGCGATAAACGGTCATATAGAAGAAGTATACTCCGGACACACGGTAGTCAAGGCCTATAACGGAGAAAAGGCTGCGATGCAAACTTTCAATCGCATGAATGACGATTTGTTTATCAATGCTTGGCGGTCGCAATTTCTTTCCGGACTGATGATGCCTATCATGCAGTTTATCGGTAACTTCGGCTACGTCGTAGTCTCCATAGTGGGAGCTTTGCTAGCCATTAACGGAAAAATACAATTTGGAGTGATAGCTTCATTTATGTTATATGTCCGTTTATTCACTCAACCCATGTCGCAATTTGCTCAGGCCGCGAACCGTATTCAATCAGGAGCGGCGGCTTCAGAAAGAGTCTTCAGTTTTCTTGATGAATCCGAATTGAGTGCTGAACAGGACAAAGCAAATACTCTTAAGGAAGTCAAAGGTGACGTTGAGTTTGATCATGTCAAATTTGGTTACGACAGTGACAAGGTGATTATTCCCGACTTTTCCATGAAAGCCAAAGCCGGACAAAAGATAGCCATCGTCGGTCCTACCGGTGCCGGTAAAACAACTTTGGTCAACCTTTTAATGCGCTTTTATGAAGTTCAAGATGGGCAAATTAAAATTGATGGAACTTCCACTTTAGATGTACCGCGGGAAAATGTTCATGACCAATTCTGTATGGTTCTGC from Bacilli bacterium includes these protein-coding regions:
- a CDS encoding ABC transporter ATP-binding protein, giving the protein MRMGGRVGHGGFAPGEKAKDFKGSVSKLLAYGKSFVIFGVIAIILAISGTTLNIIGPQKIGDITNYIVNGITGTINLPEIKKLSIFLIVIYGLGFIFNYIQSYIMATIAQRLSYKLRRDIDHKINRLPLKYFDNNSYGDVLSRVTNDVDTIAQTLNQSLGTLVSAITMFFGSLIMMFLTNYIMAFAAVASTLIGFLLMIIIIRKSQKYFLNQQNGLGAINGHIEEVYSGHTVVKAYNGEKAAMQTFNRMNDDLFINAWRSQFLSGLMMPIMQFIGNFGYVVVSIVGALLAINGKIQFGVIASFMLYVRLFTQPMSQFAQAANRIQSGAAASERVFSFLDESELSAEQDKANTLKEVKGDVEFDHVKFGYDSDKVIIPDFSMKAKAGQKIAIVGPTGAGKTTLVNLLMRFYEVQDGQIKIDGTSTLDVPRENVHDQFCMVLQDTWLFEGTIKENIAYSRKGVTDEMVKEACKVAGIDFFIRTLPNGYDTILTDKLNLSAGQKQLMTIARAMIVDAPLLILDEATSSVDTRTEIIIQKAMDRLMHGRTSFVIAHRLSTIKNADLILVLKDGNVVESGTHIELLAKNGFYADLYNSQFDAMNE
- a CDS encoding MarR family transcriptional regulator translates to MERSIGLEMRNIGNLVKRRVASEAAIDFHKTTAVHGLIIHYIANNHGHEVYQRDFEKKFSMRRSTISRMLALMESNGMIERIPSKSDARQKQIVLTQKAMDKHLLIENILHEIEGSMRRGISDEEMNCFFATIDKIKANLE
- a CDS encoding ABC transporter ATP-binding protein, whose amino-acid sequence is MVRIFKYLRIKEWLAILVSVGFIFAQVWLDLKLPEYMQEITTLVETEGSAMKDILIQGGYMLLCAIGSVIAAVAIGFLSSFVAATMAMRLRGEVFNKTISFSMEEINNFSTASLITRSTNDITQIQMFIGMGLQFIVRAPIMAVWAIIKIHNKSWEWTLSTAIGVVILVSMLSVIIIFAVPKFKIIQNLTDSLNRVTRENLSGLRVVRAYNAENYQENKFDSANIKLTKTNLFTNRLMAIIQPTMTIISSGLSVAIYWIGAILINNAPFSNRIQVFSDMIVFSSYAMQVIMSFMMLTMIFIMLPRASVSAKRIMAVLDTKPRIVDGKENSIVSDSSGEVEFRDVSFCYPDAADNVLENINFTLHQGESLAIIGATGSGKSTLVNLLPRFYDATQGEILIDGINVKDYSQEALHQKIGYVSQKAILFSGTIASNVIYGSKTDISAEQEKDDILQALKVAQAEDFVYRLPKQELAPVAQGGSNFSGGQKQRISIARAIYKKPEIYVFDDSFSALDYKTDKLLREALSKYSRGVTSIIVAQRIGTIKDADHILVLDEGKIVGYGKHQELLANCEVYREIALSQLTQEELKHE